In the Candidatus Binatia bacterium genome, TTTTACGAACATGGCTTTGCAACCACGCTACTAGATCCTCTCGGCTGAGCTGCCCCGCAGCCAAGGCGAGCACCAATTGTTCCTGCTGGTCGGTCGAAGCATCGATCGCAAAGCCGTTGAGGATCAGGAGCGTTTCCATCGCGGCGTGGCCAACCCGTCTGTTTCCGTCAACGAACGGATGGTTCTTGACCGGGGAAAGGCAAAGCGCGGCAGCTTTCTCGACCAGAGAGGGATAAAGGTCGTTGCCTCCGAAGGTCATCCGCGGCTGTGCGACAGCCGATTCGAGAACCGCGAGATCACGAAGCCCAAGATCCCCCCCGGCCTGCTCGACGACCATGCGGTGCAGCTCGAGGACTTCCGCGAGCGAGAGATGGCGCCTTCAGGCCAGACGACGGTACAGTTCCCGGTTCTTTTCCAAGACCCGCCGGGCGGCCTTGAAGAAGTCATCGGCCTCGTGCGCCAGCAGGTCTGAGATTGTTGCATGCGCCAGCCGTTCGGGGCTCACACCGAGGCGGTTCGCCTCGTCTCGCAGACGTTCCGTGTCCGCAGGTGAAAGGTCGACCGATACTTTCATGTGTTCTCTCGTGAATGTCAGCGTACCACGCGTCCTCCCACACTGCCAGGATAAGCCCAGCATCTGCCGCTCAGCTTGTCGACGTTGCCCAACGCTACGGTTCCTCTGACGCCGATGTCAGGGTTGACATCTCCAAAGTCGCAGGTCCCCGTCGCGACGGCAAAGGCGACGTTAGAAGGCAGCAGCAGGAAAACGAAGAAGCATGCGGTCGCTGCTGAACCGCCTGCGTGCGCTATTGGCGTCGCGTTCACCCCCTTACGAGTCTAACGTCAGGCATCAGTCGCGGCGCGTCTTTGTGCGCCGTCGGCTCGAAGGCCCCTGCTCGGCTCCCCCAGGAGGAGGGGTGCGGCGTTTCGCCACCAGCTTCCAGAAGTCGTCGTGCGGAATCGGGTCACCGCTGCCGCGCGTCTCTTCGAGGATGCTGCGAAAGATTGGGTTGTGTGCGAGCAGAAAACGCTCGCGGTCGTCGGGATCTGCCGGCACCGCGACGACCGCGACGACCGGCTCACCGTGGCGCGTCACGATGACGGGCTCTCCACCGCGCGCGGCCTCGATCATTTCGCTGAAGCGGGCCTTTGCCTGCGCCACACTAGTCCTCATACTTCACCTCCCGGCCCCGGATCATGAGCCGGTTTCGATTCTTCAATCCGATCGCCTCGACCAGAACGCGCTGAGGCTCGTCCGGATCGGAGCGGTAGAAGACCCGCAGCCGGTTCTGCGGACCGAAGCGAGCCTCCCATACTTCTCCGAAAGGAGACTCCCGAAGAAGGGACTTGCGATTCGTCGTCTCGGTAAAGGGCTCATACGACAACTGCACTTCGATGGTCGTCCGGATCAGACTCCAGTACTTTGTCTCGATCGTCTCCAAATGGCGCACCGTTTCCGGCTGGTAGACGATCTGGAACGCCGGCTTCTTTCTCGCCATCCGACATGAGTATGACTATAACTCTGGTCATATTCAAGCCATCTCCGGGTGTTCTCTCTGCCGCCACCGCCGAACGGGTGGATGCTTTGGTTCGGCCTGCGTCTCTTGCTGCTCGGCGGGTGTCATCGAAGTTCCGTCAGCACCTTACTGCTCGCGGGTCCGCTACCTTCAAAGGTCCGGACGGAGCCGGCCTGTTCGAACCATCGGTGCCGGCGCGGTGCGAACATCTCGTACGCAAGGTCGCTGGAGTCCGCGGGCGGCAGCAAGCCCACGGGAATCTCGACGAAGCCATACTCCTCTCGACATATAGGAAGCGAGCTTCCGCACTTTCCGCAGAACACGTGGCGATACAACGGGGGTGTCTGAAGAAGTGGCGCGTCGTACCACCGCAGCACATCCTCGCCGCGCAGCCACCGAAAGTGATCCAAGCGAGCGCACATAGTGGCCGCCAAACCTGATCCGTAAGCCCTTTGGCACCGACCGCAATGACAGACTTCAACGCGCGTGACCGGCCCCGCAACCTCGAACGCAACGGATTCACACAGGCAATGCCCGCAGGTCATCAGCGCCTCCTCATCGGATGTTGCACGTCAGGAATCGCCGAACGCGGAGCATCAGCCGCGGCGCTTCTTGGGCGCCGTCGGCTGGATGCGTTTGTTCGGCCGTCGGTGTGCAAATCCGGCTGGTTCACGCTCCGGTCTGCGCGGGGGACGAGTGACAGTGGCGTGACCTTCCCGTTCTTGCTGCTCGCGGAGTCGTCGGCAGAACTCCGCCAGATCATATCCGGCAGCGGCAAAGAGTTCTTCGCGCACCCTGCGAACCTCCGCCACGATCGGATCTTCCCAGCGTTCCTTCTCCTCTGGTAGCGGTTGTGCCATGTCAATCTCCCATGAGCTCGTCGGGCGTACACAAAATGGGCGGGAAGTACCCGCCGTCGCGGCACGCACGCTCGACAGTCGGTCGCAGCTCGGCGTTGGCGATGTGCGTCGAGTTCCAGGTCAGCAGGAAGTCGATCCCGTGGCAGGCGGCAGCAGCAATGTGAACCGCATCGGCGGCCGCCCGGCCGGGCAACTGGAGCGCGTCGGCCACGGCCTGCGCGAGCCGCGTGATGTCCGGCGTGATGTCGAGAAGTTGGCGGGGGGCCAGAATCTCAGCACGACGAGCCGCCGCCTCCGGGTCACCCGCGCGTGCCTCGGCAACCACAGCCTCAGAGACGTACACATTGAACGCCCTGCGACGGCGCGCCCACCACTCCCGCGTCAATTCCTGGCGAGCCGCGGTCACCAGATCACGACTCGGCCGCGCGACCAGGTAGCTGATGATCGAGGTCTCCAGGTACACCGAGCGCGCCATGGAAACAACCTAGCCGGATCCCGCCGAAACGTCACGCGCCAGTGCGGGGGCGACGCCCAGACTGGGCCGATAGGGATGCGCGGCAACGTCGTTCATCGCTCTTGCCGCCGAACGGCTTGCGCCTCAGCCGCGCGCACGCTTCTTGCGCGTCGGCTGCAGGCGCTTCGGCCTTGGGTTTCCTAGGTCATCGAGTCTGACTCCATCTCCCGCGCGCAAGCTCGCCCTCGCCTGGGCGACGCGATGAAGGAACCTGGGGTCGTTCTCCAGGCGATAGTCGAACCAATCCTCCTCGGATTCAAAACCGATCAGAATGCCAGCCGCCTTCCCGTGACGGGTGATCACGATCTCCTCCCTGCCGGCCATCCGCAGATAGCGCGACAGGTCATCCTTCATTGCCGACAGAGCTACTTCCTTCATTTGCTAGACTCCTCTTCGGGCAAAATGCGTGCACCGGACCGCCCGAGCCATTCGGCGGCCTTTGCCTTCGGTATGATTGCAAGCACCTCCACCACGCCGTCGCTCACGTCGTAGAAGACGCGCGTGTCATCGACGCGCAGCCGGTACTGAGGCCGCCGCATCCCGCGCAGCCGTTTGATGCGGCTCCGGCTCGTCCTTGTCGGCTGGTACCGAAGGTGCTTTTCCATGCCGTCACGGACTGCCGCTCGGTCATATGCTGACAATGCCTCGAAATCCTCCTTCGCCTCGACGGCAAGAATGATCTCGTAGCGCATTCTGGCTAGATTCTAGCCAGAACCAGACTCGGGGTAAAGAGAATCGTCCAGTCCGCCGCGCCCCTGAAACCGCCCCTCGCACAGCCGAACGCCGCGGCGCTCAGCCGCCGCGGCCAGACGCCCGCTTCGCTCTCCCCGAACCCGCGCGTGGCCGCGGCCGGGTGGAGCGCCCTGCGCGGCTTCGCTTGGCAATCAACTCCCGAATTGCAGGCACGAGCTCGCAGGGAACCTCCATCAGCGTCTGGGTAGCGTCCTCTGCCGCGGCCTCGTCCTCGGCGAGCGCCTCCTCCTCCGACTGCTGCTGGTAGTGCGCGAGTACGCGCTGAACGCGTGCCACGTTCCAACCGGCGGGGAACCTACTCTGTTTCATCGCTTTCCCTTCCTTCGCCTGCGCCTACGATACGCGATCAGAGGCTTGCCTACCAGATCGTATGCGGTGATGGCGAACACACTGTCCGGTTCGGGATCTGGAACGTAGATGACGCGCAGGTATCGCCCGGCGCGGGTTTGGCCGACGGCGATCCGCGATCCTTCACGACCGGGCCGGTCTTCGCCGGGGCCATCCAGAACATCTTCGACTTCCTGCTCATCCACGTCGTGATTGTAGATGTGCGGTTCGTCGGTCTCCGGATCGATGTAGTACCGGACGTTCGTCGCTGGGCATCATACCTGCAGTGCCCGTTGAAGCCGAACGCCCAGATCTCACCCGCCGCGGCCAGAGCGGAACCCCCGGGTTTGGCTAGGTTGGATGCGCGGATGCGACGGCGCCGTCGCGTCATTCAATCGTGCATGCCAAGGGATAGGAAATCCAAGGAATAGCACGCAGTTCATGGAGGGGGGACGGTGAAGTCTGGGCAGGCCTGATAAGAATAGTCAATGCAACGCTCCAGAGTGCCGTCCGCCGCCGCGATGCATGCCGAGGTATCGAAAAAGATACAGCCATTGACAGGATTGCCCTTTCCTTTCGCGAGACGGACACCGTGTTGTCCTGTATCTGGATTCCAGGCCTCACTGGGTTCGACCCATTCTAGTTGAAACGAGCAAAATGTACCGGTCCCAACGTAAGGCAGCGAAGGAGACGCATAGTATCCTGGATCCGCCATGTAGTACTTATTCCACCGGGCTGTAAGCCGATTCGGATTACCACCGAAGGCCCAGACGTCTTTCACGTCGCTGACCGGAAACGAATACACACCACTCAGCGGCTCACAGGTTTGCGTGCTCGTCGGCGTACCTGTCGGAGTCACCGTCGGTGTTGGGGTGACGGGAGTAGGCGCTGCCGTTGGTCTTTCGGTCGGCGTCTCGGTCGGCGTCGGCGCCGGTGTAACACACACGTCCGCGCCGGCGCGGCACGCTCCGACGAAGCAGGCGTCTGGCGCGGTGCAGGCGTCGCCGTCGTCGCAGGGCGTGCCGGTGAGCAATGCCGGCGCAATAAGATTCGGGATGCATCTACCAAAGTGGCAGTTGTTCTGCGTACATGCATTCCCGTCTCCGCACAGGTTCCCGTCGGGACAGAACCAGTTTACTGCGCAGGGCACAGAAATCGCGAGGTTCAAGACGGTGAACTGTTCGAGGATGAAAGCCTCGCAAGCTGCGGCGGCCGCAAGGCACGCGGGCAGCCCCGGTGTAGCGCATGTCAAGACAGCGGTACCACATGCGGCCATGAACCCAGCCAAGTACGCCACGTCGTTGATGATACACGCCAGCTTGAAGTTACACTCTCCGTAGGGGTCGCATGCCGAGGCGCCCGTCGTTCCGGTCCGTTTCAGGCGCCCCGATGCCTCTGC is a window encoding:
- a CDS encoding type II toxin-antitoxin system Phd/YefM family antitoxin; its protein translation is MKEVALSAMKDDLSRYLRMAGREEIVITRHGKAAGILIGFESEEDWFDYRLENDPRFLHRVAQARASLRAGDGVRLDDLGNPRPKRLQPTRKKRARG
- a CDS encoding type II toxin-antitoxin system RelE/ParE family toxin — translated: MRYEIILAVEAKEDFEALSAYDRAAVRDGMEKHLRYQPTRTSRSRIKRLRGMRRPQYRLRVDDTRVFYDVSDGVVEVLAIIPKAKAAEWLGRSGARILPEEESSK
- a CDS encoding DNA-binding protein — its product is MKVSVDLSPADTERLRDEANRLGVSPERLAHATISDLLAHEADDFFKAARRVLEKNRELYRRLA
- a CDS encoding type II toxin-antitoxin system death-on-curing family toxin, which gives rise to MVVEQAGGDLGLRDLAVLESAVAQPRMTFGGNDLYPSLVEKAAALCLSPVKNHPFVDGNRRVGHAAMETLLILNGFAIDASTDQQEQLVLALAAGQLSREDLVAWLQSHVRKMGSSGIRVGRKWGA
- a CDS encoding type II toxin-antitoxin system prevent-host-death family antitoxin, with amino-acid sequence MRTSVAQAKARFSEMIEAARGGEPVIVTRHGEPVVAVVAVPADPDDRERFLLAHNPIFRSILEETRGSGDPIPHDDFWKLVAKRRTPPPGGAEQGPSSRRRTKTRRD
- a CDS encoding addiction module toxin RelE; this encodes MARKKPAFQIVYQPETVRHLETIETKYWSLIRTTIEVQLSYEPFTETTNRKSLLRESPFGEVWEARFGPQNRLRVFYRSDPDEPQRVLVEAIGLKNRNRLMIRGREVKYED
- a CDS encoding type II toxin-antitoxin system VapC family toxin codes for the protein MARSVYLETSIISYLVARPSRDLVTAARQELTREWWARRRRAFNVYVSEAVVAEARAGDPEAAARRAEILAPRQLLDITPDITRLAQAVADALQLPGRAAADAVHIAAAACHGIDFLLTWNSTHIANAELRPTVERACRDGGYFPPILCTPDELMGD